One window from the genome of Oncorhynchus nerka isolate Pitt River unplaced genomic scaffold, Oner_Uvic_2.0 unplaced_scaffold_4302, whole genome shotgun sequence encodes:
- the LOC135566539 gene encoding protein disulfide-isomerase-like protein of the testis, translated as MVDVDEPRNGRMLEYFRVRESEAPMVRLVNLTSHVTYHLPSDTLDTPTIIAFCKTYLDGTAQPKMQSEALPADWDQKPVIQLVGENLERLAFNPDKTAFIMFYLPYSEESRSLFPLWEELALHFLDREEVVIARIDASANDFNLSMRERYPALRLFPALHAERVVAYSGQSET; from the exons ATGGTAGACGTGGACGAGCCGAGGAATGGAAGAATGTTGGAGTATTTCCGTGTCCGGGAGAGTGAGGCTCCGATGGTGCGATTGGTTAATCTGACGAGTCACGTGACCTATCACCTGCCGTCCGACACACTGGACACGCCCACCATTATAGCGTTCTGTAAGACCTACCTGGATGGCACcgcacag ccTAAGATGCAGAGTGAGGCTCTGCCTGCTGACTGGGACCAGAAGCCAGTTATACAGCTGGTAGGAGAGAACCTGGAGAGACTGGCCTTCAACCCTGACAAGACAGccttcataatgttct accTGCCCTACAGTGAAGAGAGTCGTTCTCTGTTCCCACTGTGGGAGGAGTTAGCCCTTCACTTCCTGGACAGAGAGGAAGTTGTCATCGCTCGCATCGACGCCTCGGCCAATGACTTCAACCTGTCGATGAGAGAACGCTACCCCGCCCTCCGCCTGTTCCCCGCGCTGCACGCAGAGAGg gtggtaGCCTACTCTGGTCAGAGTGAAACCTGA